In the Terriglobus sp. RCC_193 genome, TGCCTCTGGCTCAATGTTCCAGGACAACATCTGCTACATGGCCAATCCGAACTCTGCCGGGAATGTGGAATTTATTCGAGACAACAACACGATGACTGGCCTGACGTTCAGTAACAACCTCTACTACACACCGAACACGCCGCAGTGGATCTGGAACGGAACAACGTATACGAGCCTGGCAGCGTGGACAGCTTCCGGTACGGAATCCAGTGCGATCTTCGCTGATCCGTTGTTGAACAGCCCTGGCAATGGAGGTATGTGCAGTTGGACGGCAGCACTTGGCAATGGCCCACAGGCGTGTCCCGCGGCATATACGTTGCAACCGGGATCGCCTGCGATTGGTGCGGGCGTATCCGTCTCCAGTAATGGTGGTGTGGATTACTACCAGAACACATTGACCACCCCGCCAAGCATTGGTGCGTATTCCGGCAGCGGTGTGTGCCGGTCAGGGCTGTGGTGCTTGCAGGCAACGCTTCCTGCAGCGCCGAACTACACCTCGACGCATGAGCAGGTGTCGGTGTCAGCGGGACAAACGTATATCGGCAGCATCTGGATTCAGGGCTCAGGATCTGTCGAACTAGATGTGATGAATAACTCGACGTATCTGGCAACCGTGAAGTGCACGGCTACTGCGGCATGGACTAACTGTTCCACACCACCGTTCAGCACGGGCAGTTACACCTCGTTGCGGTTCCAGGTAAAGGACTCGTATGCAGGGCCTGGTGCAGCTTCTCTCGACGATGCTTTCCTGGGCGTCTCAGGAGGAACGAATGTGCTGGCAAACCCTGGCTTTGAAAGTGGCGCAACGAGCTGGGGCGTCGACAGCGGCGGTGCAACCACATGGATGATTGCGCAGTTTTAACCAGATGGCGTATGCCCTGCGCGGTTACGGGCATACGCCATTGCCTTAAGTTGATTCAAGCATTGGTGGAATGGCATCGCTGTCATCCTTCAGTTGCGTGCCGCTGGCTCCAAGCGCGTAGGCGGACTGAATGAGATGAGCCAGTCGGAAGGCTGCTTCGTCATAGGAGAGGCCCGCAGGACGGATGTTCGAGACACAGTTGCGCTCGGCATCTGTGCGACCGCGTCGGGGGCCATAGGTAAGATAAGCACCCAGACTGTCTGGCGATTTAAGGCCGGGCCGCTCTCCGATGAAGATGAGAGAGAGCTGCGCGCGTCGCAGTTCACCGATGTCATCCGCGAGCGCAACGCGTGCCTGCGTTGCGAGTACTGGGTCCAGTTCCCAATCAGGAAGAGCTTCGCGCAAACGCACGAGCATGGGCAATGCATGAAGTGTCGGTGCAAGTGCCGAGAGTCCGTCAGCAACCACAATCGTGATGCGTCTGATAGAGGGCGCTTCCTCCTGCCGAAGCGATGCGACGCAGTCTGGATGTAGCTGGCGTCCCAGGTCAGGGCGCCGCAGATATTCCGAACGATCCTTCGCTCGACTGGCTGCTTGCTTTGCGATAAACCCCTGCTCATGCAACTGCGTGGAGAGAGTTGCAAGGTCAAGCACCGCATGGACTGCATCGCGCGCGCGTGCATGATCCATCGTGAAGTCCAACAGAGGTCTGGTAGGAAGACTTACTCCCGCGCGACCCAACGCAATGCGCGCAGAGGTCCACTCGGTCAGCGAAGACCATGACTCCGAATTGACAAGCGAGCGTTCCACGAATCTTTACGCTCCTGCCAGCGGAAGCATGCGAGCAAGACTGGGACTGGATAAGACGAACCGGCCACTGGCATCCACAATTTGCATTTCGCGGAGCCATTCCTCAAATTCCGGTGCACGCTTCAAGCCCAGTACGCTGCGAACATACAGGGCGTCGTGGAACGATGTGCTCTGGTAATTCAGCATAATGTCATCGGCGCCCGGAACACCGATGATGAAGTTTACGCCTGCCACTCCCAGCAGTGTGAGCAGTGTATCCATGTCGTCCTGATCCGCTTCGGCGTGGTTGGTGTAGCACACGTCACATCCCATCGGCAGGCCAAGCAGCTTGCCGCAGAAATGATCTTCAAGACCCGCGCGAATAATTTGTTTGCTGTCGTAGAGATACTCTGGCCCAATGAAGCCAACGACGGTATTCACAAGCAGAGGGCTGCACATACGAGCCACGGCATAGGCTCGCGCCTCGCACGTCTGTTGATCCACACCGAAGTTTGCAGACGCGGACAAAGCACTGCCCTGGCCCGTTTCAAAGTACATGCAATTTGTGCCGATGGTGCCACGCTTCAATGAGAGCGCTGCTTCTTCCGCCTCACGCAGTATGGCGAGCGAAATGCCGAACGACTCATTCGCCTTCTGTGTTCCGGCGATAGATTGGAAGACCAGGTCCACAGGCGCACCGCGTTTCATCGCCTCCATGGTGTTCGTGATATGCGTAAGAACGCAGGTCTGCACAGGAGCGTTGAAGCGAAGACGAAAATCGTCCAGCAGTTGCAACAGACGGATGCTTGACGTCACGCTGTCGGTGGCTGGATTGATGCCAATGACGGCGTCTCCACAACCGTACAGAAGACCATCCACGGTGGATGCAAGGATACCCTTTGCATCATCTGTGGGATGATTCGGCTGCAGGCGAACAGACATGGTGCCCGGCAGTCCTAT is a window encoding:
- the eutC gene encoding ethanolamine ammonia-lyase subunit EutC, translating into MERSLVNSESWSSLTEWTSARIALGRAGVSLPTRPLLDFTMDHARARDAVHAVLDLATLSTQLHEQGFIAKQAASRAKDRSEYLRRPDLGRQLHPDCVASLRQEEAPSIRRITIVVADGLSALAPTLHALPMLVRLREALPDWELDPVLATQARVALADDIGELRRAQLSLIFIGERPGLKSPDSLGAYLTYGPRRGRTDAERNCVSNIRPAGLSYDEAAFRLAHLIQSAYALGASGTQLKDDSDAIPPMLEST
- a CDS encoding ethanolamine ammonia-lyase subunit EutB; protein product: MGFAHTIQGTRYNFADLKELLAKASPARSGDDLAGIAADSEIVRAAARYALADVPLKHFLQEAVVPYEQDDVTRLIFDTHDQDAFAPIAHLTVGQFREWLLQETQTPESLAAVSRGLTPEMVAAVSKLMRNQDLILAASRCKVVTRFRSTIGLPGTMSVRLQPNHPTDDAKGILASTVDGLLYGCGDAVIGINPATDSVTSSIRLLQLLDDFRLRFNAPVQTCVLTHITNTMEAMKRGAPVDLVFQSIAGTQKANESFGISLAILREAEEAALSLKRGTIGTNCMYFETGQGSALSASANFGVDQQTCEARAYAVARMCSPLLVNTVVGFIGPEYLYDSKQIIRAGLEDHFCGKLLGLPMGCDVCYTNHAEADQDDMDTLLTLLGVAGVNFIIGVPGADDIMLNYQSTSFHDALYVRSVLGLKRAPEFEEWLREMQIVDASGRFVLSSPSLARMLPLAGA